In one Modestobacter sp. L9-4 genomic region, the following are encoded:
- a CDS encoding MFS transporter produces MTVATGPDSQQRGVLTAVVLTALNLRTAVTGFSVLVGTAGDALRFGNLVAGAIGTIVTACFAVAAFAAPALVRRIGLERTAALALTATTVGIVVRALAWSPAVLLGASVVLFAGVGASNVVLIPIVKTHFPDRVRTLSTVYMVLLQVGQLIAPLVALGLAAVAGWRTASAVWALFTAVAALLWVRVARDRAARGPAPVGPAARRVHGRSPLALGLIGLMAMTSLHVYTLITWLPTMFGDAGVGETGSAFLLSWFAGLGLLAAFVVPPLAGRLANPYPVVVVCAVLMAVGYLGMLTGPAAGALAWATAFGLGVSTFPLCLTLIGLRTSDAPSASALSGLVQGIGYGIGCLGPLALGALDQATGSWDATYLVLAATLLVTLAAGWWACRPPRTSAPVVPAGTARQG; encoded by the coding sequence GTGACCGTCGCCACCGGCCCCGACTCGCAGCAGCGCGGGGTCCTCACCGCCGTCGTCCTCACCGCGCTGAACCTGCGGACGGCGGTGACCGGCTTCAGCGTCCTGGTGGGCACGGCCGGGGACGCGCTGCGCTTCGGCAACCTGGTCGCCGGGGCCATCGGCACGATCGTCACCGCCTGTTTCGCGGTGGCCGCGTTCGCCGCCCCCGCGCTCGTGCGCCGCATCGGGCTGGAGCGGACCGCGGCCCTGGCGCTGACCGCGACCACGGTGGGCATCGTCGTGCGCGCCCTGGCCTGGTCGCCGGCCGTGCTGCTGGGCGCCTCGGTGGTGCTCTTCGCCGGCGTCGGGGCCTCCAACGTCGTCCTGATCCCGATCGTCAAGACGCACTTCCCCGACCGGGTGCGCACGTTGAGCACCGTCTACATGGTGCTGCTGCAGGTGGGGCAGCTGATCGCACCGCTGGTGGCGCTGGGCCTGGCCGCAGTCGCGGGCTGGCGCACGGCGTCGGCGGTCTGGGCGCTGTTCACCGCGGTGGCGGCGCTGCTGTGGGTCCGGGTGGCCCGCGACCGGGCGGCCCGCGGGCCGGCGCCGGTGGGTCCCGCCGCCCGCCGGGTGCACGGGCGGTCACCGCTGGCCCTGGGCCTCATCGGCCTGATGGCCATGACGTCGCTGCACGTCTACACGCTGATCACCTGGCTGCCGACCATGTTCGGCGACGCCGGGGTGGGGGAGACGGGGAGCGCCTTCCTGCTGTCCTGGTTCGCCGGCCTCGGGCTGCTGGCGGCCTTCGTCGTCCCGCCGCTGGCCGGGCGGCTGGCCAACCCCTACCCGGTGGTCGTGGTGTGCGCCGTGCTGATGGCGGTCGGCTACCTGGGCATGCTCACCGGTCCCGCCGCCGGTGCGCTGGCCTGGGCCACCGCCTTCGGCCTCGGGGTGAGCACCTTCCCGCTGTGCCTGACCCTGATCGGCCTGCGCACCAGCGACGCCCCCTCGGCCTCCGCGCTGTCGGGGCTGGTGCAGGGCATCGGCTACGGCATCGGGTGCCTGGGCCCGCTCGCGCTCGGCGCCCTGGACCAGGCCACCGGCAGCTGGGACGCCACCTACCTCGTGCTCGCCGCGACGCTGCTGGTCACCCTCGCCGCCGGCTGGTGGGCCTGCCGTCCGCCGCGCACCTCCGCTCCCGTCGTCCCCGCCGGCACCGCGCGGCAGGGCTGA
- a CDS encoding acyl-CoA dehydrogenase family protein, whose product MTTTQRTTTALHDLPELLRPVIEAHRDAAEQQGRMPDELARALRDSGVLGLYTPRELGGSEATTSGVLELLADLARIDGPTAWTVWNLNMGFLAGLLDPAAVAEVWSGGGDPLIANSGQPGVLTPAEGGARLSGRWRIVSGADVAEWFSLAAVLPADAGAAGAGFGAGLQLALVPRSAVTVEQTWDVAGMRATGSQTVEVDDVLVPATMLFGFAAQNRLAGPTYRLPTVNLVYPGCAAVVIGMAQGALDEAVRVVSTKTGFDGAPLAAQERVQTAVGRASTQVAAARGLLLATARELDETAAAGRPTTDEQRGALRGAMCLVTEVARATFTTAYELGSSEPLARGSRLGRWFRDGMAAAQSANLSTAQWPLAGRIVLGLPPAVPFV is encoded by the coding sequence ATGACCACCACCCAGCGCACGACCACCGCCCTGCACGACCTGCCCGAGCTGCTGCGCCCGGTGATCGAGGCGCACCGGGACGCCGCCGAGCAGCAGGGCCGCATGCCCGACGAGCTGGCCCGTGCCCTGCGGGACTCCGGCGTCCTCGGCCTGTACACCCCGCGCGAGCTGGGCGGCAGCGAGGCAACGACGTCGGGGGTCCTGGAGCTGCTGGCCGACCTCGCCCGCATCGACGGGCCCACCGCCTGGACGGTCTGGAACCTCAACATGGGCTTCCTGGCCGGCCTGCTCGACCCGGCCGCGGTGGCCGAGGTGTGGTCCGGGGGCGGCGACCCGCTGATCGCCAACTCCGGGCAGCCCGGGGTGCTCACCCCGGCCGAGGGCGGCGCGCGGCTGTCCGGCCGGTGGCGCATCGTCAGCGGGGCCGACGTCGCCGAGTGGTTCAGCCTCGCCGCCGTCCTCCCCGCCGACGCGGGCGCGGCGGGCGCGGGCTTCGGCGCCGGCCTGCAGCTGGCCCTGGTGCCGCGCTCGGCGGTCACCGTCGAGCAGACCTGGGACGTCGCGGGCATGCGGGCCACCGGCAGCCAGACCGTGGAGGTCGACGACGTCCTGGTGCCCGCCACGATGCTGTTCGGCTTCGCCGCGCAGAACCGGCTGGCCGGCCCGACCTACCGGCTGCCCACGGTGAACCTCGTCTACCCCGGCTGCGCCGCGGTGGTGATCGGGATGGCCCAGGGCGCCCTCGACGAGGCGGTGCGGGTCGTGAGCACCAAGACCGGCTTCGACGGCGCACCGCTGGCTGCGCAGGAGCGGGTGCAGACCGCGGTGGGCCGGGCGTCCACCCAGGTCGCGGCGGCCCGCGGGCTGCTGCTGGCCACGGCCCGCGAGCTGGACGAGACCGCCGCCGCGGGCCGGCCGACCACCGACGAGCAGCGCGGCGCCCTGCGCGGGGCGATGTGCCTGGTCACCGAGGTCGCCCGCGCCACCTTCACCACGGCCTACGAGCTGGGCAGCTCCGAGCCGCTGGCCCGCGGCAGCCGGCTGGGGCGCTGGTTCCGCGACGGGATGGCCGCCGCGCAGTCGGCGAACCTGTCCACCGCGCAGTGGCCGCTGGCCGGCCGGATCGTGCTGGGCCTGCCGCCCGCTGTCCCCTTCGTCTGA
- a CDS encoding DEAD/DEAH box helicase, translating into MARTGQRPTARRGPARDQRRGREPGDVMSVLARAVREVEAAAQRGPVTPGARTKFQVVALLVREEHARVKSAEDLGEARRAEQLKRLDGIATILARTAVRDSALYALLSEDAVVPESTRRLKREMLRDAGIEVADEPEAPAAPVAAAATTAAPERVVPQSVISRQLANPFLAPDFSAVPQAPARPRRLAGWELIGPLLSSFERAGAGDAACMSLPFPTSRFTPMGMELMPHQGQLVAAAAAGHRTFLLADEPGLGKTAQALLAAEAAGAYPLLVVVPNVVKTNWAREAGLWTPHRRATVINGNGDTLDGFADIVVVNYEVLDRHVGWLGDFGFRGMVVDEAHFIKNRTSQRSQHVLELSERIRTRSPRPLLMALTGTPLINDIDDFRAIWQFLGWIDDGKPLGALMDALEDTGLTPADHGFYPAARRCVVEQGIVRRRKVDVAADIPARRIADLPVELDGAAGRSIRAAERELARRLVKRYESALAARESATEVEGIDEHLVRQVARWEQKDATSTKAGENVFSMMRRIGEAKAGLAADYAAQLARSAGKVVFFAKHIDVMDTAEETFTKQGVRYSSIRGDQTPGARQRNIDAFVNDPEVAIAVCSLTSAGVGLNLQVASNLVLAELSWTDAEQTQAIDRAHRIGQTEPVTAWRIIAAQTIDARIAELIDSKAGLAARALDGSDEEVGSSADVQHEALVALLTDALAARG; encoded by the coding sequence GTGGCTCGAACAGGCCAGCGCCCGACCGCCCGCCGCGGTCCCGCACGCGACCAGCGGCGCGGCCGCGAGCCCGGCGACGTCATGTCGGTGCTAGCCCGCGCCGTGCGCGAGGTCGAGGCCGCCGCCCAGCGCGGCCCGGTCACCCCCGGCGCCCGCACGAAGTTCCAGGTCGTGGCGCTGCTGGTGCGCGAGGAGCACGCCCGGGTCAAGTCCGCCGAGGACCTCGGCGAGGCCCGCCGCGCTGAGCAGCTGAAGCGGCTGGACGGGATCGCCACCATCCTGGCCCGCACGGCGGTGCGCGACTCCGCGCTCTACGCGCTGCTGTCCGAGGACGCCGTGGTGCCCGAGTCCACCCGCCGGCTCAAGCGCGAGATGCTGCGCGACGCCGGGATCGAGGTGGCCGACGAGCCCGAGGCCCCCGCCGCGCCGGTCGCCGCCGCGGCCACCACCGCCGCGCCCGAGCGGGTCGTGCCGCAGTCGGTGATCTCCCGGCAGCTGGCCAACCCCTTCCTGGCGCCGGACTTCTCCGCCGTCCCGCAGGCCCCCGCGCGGCCGCGCCGGCTGGCCGGCTGGGAGCTCATCGGCCCGCTGCTGAGCTCCTTCGAGCGCGCCGGCGCCGGCGACGCCGCCTGCATGTCGCTGCCGTTCCCCACCTCCCGCTTCACCCCGATGGGCATGGAGCTCATGCCCCACCAGGGGCAGCTGGTGGCCGCGGCCGCCGCCGGGCACCGCACCTTCCTGCTCGCCGACGAGCCCGGCCTGGGCAAGACCGCCCAGGCGCTGCTGGCCGCCGAGGCGGCCGGCGCCTACCCGCTGCTGGTCGTCGTGCCGAACGTGGTGAAGACCAACTGGGCGCGCGAGGCCGGGCTGTGGACCCCGCACCGCCGGGCCACCGTCATCAACGGCAACGGCGACACCCTCGACGGGTTCGCCGACATCGTGGTCGTCAACTACGAGGTGCTCGACCGGCACGTGGGCTGGCTGGGCGACTTCGGCTTCCGCGGCATGGTCGTCGACGAGGCGCACTTCATCAAGAACCGCACGTCGCAGCGCTCCCAGCACGTGCTGGAGCTCTCCGAGCGGATCCGCACGCGCAGCCCGCGGCCGCTGCTGATGGCGCTGACCGGCACCCCGCTGATCAACGACATCGACGACTTCCGGGCCATCTGGCAGTTCCTGGGCTGGATCGACGACGGCAAGCCGCTGGGCGCGCTGATGGACGCCCTGGAGGACACCGGGCTGACCCCGGCCGACCACGGCTTCTACCCGGCCGCCCGGCGCTGCGTCGTCGAGCAGGGCATCGTCCGGCGGCGCAAGGTCGACGTCGCCGCCGACATCCCGGCCCGCCGGATCGCCGACCTGCCCGTCGAGCTGGACGGCGCGGCCGGCCGCTCGATCCGGGCCGCCGAGCGCGAGCTCGCCCGCCGCCTGGTCAAGCGCTACGAGTCCGCGCTCGCCGCGCGGGAGTCCGCCACCGAGGTCGAGGGCATCGACGAGCACCTGGTGCGCCAGGTCGCCCGCTGGGAGCAGAAGGACGCCACCTCGACCAAGGCCGGGGAGAACGTGTTCTCCATGATGCGGCGGATCGGTGAGGCCAAGGCCGGCCTGGCGGCGGACTACGCGGCGCAGCTGGCCCGCAGCGCCGGCAAGGTCGTCTTCTTCGCCAAGCACATCGACGTCATGGACACCGCCGAGGAGACCTTCACCAAGCAGGGCGTGCGGTACTCCTCGATCCGTGGCGACCAGACGCCCGGCGCCCGGCAGCGCAACATCGACGCCTTCGTCAACGACCCCGAGGTCGCCATCGCCGTCTGCTCGCTGACCTCGGCAGGGGTGGGGCTGAACCTGCAGGTCGCGTCCAACCTGGTGCTCGCCGAGCTGTCCTGGACCGACGCCGAGCAGACCCAGGCCATCGACCGGGCCCACCGCATCGGGCAGACCGAGCCGGTCACCGCGTGGCGGATCATCGCCGCGCAGACCATCGACGCCCGGATCGCCGAGCTCATCGACAGCAAGGCCGGCCTCGCCGCCCGGGCGCTGGACGGGTCCGACGAGGAGGTCGGGTCCTCGGCCGACGTCCAGCACGAGGCGCTGGTCGCGCTGCTGACCGACGCCCTGGCCGCCCGGGGCTGA
- a CDS encoding trans-acting enoyl reductase family protein, with protein MTADERTHDLVLYGATGFVGRLTAAHLAEHAPPGTRIALAGRSRERLAEVRAGLPGAARDWPVLVADSSDPASLTALAAQTRVLVSTVGPYLRHGLPVVEACARAGTHYADLTGEVLFVREAIDRVDAVARETGARIVHACGFDSVPSDLAALMLADRAAADGAGGLRDVRLVATVRGGFSGGTIDSGRAQLDAVGRDRSLRRLVADPFALSPDRDAEPDTPQPPTAAPPARDPDGRWTAPFVMASFNTRVVRRSNALQDWRYGRSFSYGEVMGTGRGLTGAVTAAGLTAALAGAYGALSFAPARGVVDRLLPAPGSGPSEEVRRKGWFRMVVDAGTEDGRRYRATVAGRGDPGYSATAVMLGESALALALDGDGLPDRAGSLTPATALGEVLVERLRSAGHEYGVVSLASGPGGR; from the coding sequence ATGACGGCGGACGAGCGGACCCACGACCTGGTCCTGTACGGCGCCACCGGCTTCGTGGGCCGGCTGACCGCCGCCCACCTGGCCGAGCACGCGCCGCCGGGCACCCGGATCGCGCTGGCGGGTCGCTCCCGTGAGCGGCTGGCGGAGGTGCGCGCGGGACTGCCCGGCGCGGCCCGCGACTGGCCGGTGCTCGTGGCCGACTCCAGCGACCCCGCGTCGCTGACCGCGCTCGCCGCGCAGACGCGGGTGCTGGTCAGCACGGTCGGGCCCTACCTCCGGCACGGGCTGCCCGTGGTCGAGGCCTGCGCCCGGGCCGGCACCCACTACGCCGACCTCACCGGGGAGGTGCTCTTCGTGCGGGAGGCGATCGACCGCGTCGACGCCGTCGCCCGGGAGACCGGTGCCCGGATCGTGCACGCCTGCGGGTTCGACTCCGTCCCCTCCGACCTCGCGGCCCTGATGCTGGCCGACCGGGCGGCCGCCGACGGCGCCGGCGGGCTGCGCGACGTCCGGCTCGTGGCCACCGTCCGCGGCGGCTTCAGCGGGGGCACCATCGACTCCGGGCGCGCCCAGCTGGACGCCGTGGGCCGGGACCGCTCGCTGCGCCGGCTGGTCGCCGACCCCTTCGCCCTCAGCCCCGACCGGGACGCCGAGCCCGACACTCCGCAGCCCCCGACCGCGGCACCCCCCGCCCGCGACCCGGACGGCCGGTGGACCGCGCCGTTCGTCATGGCGTCGTTCAACACCCGGGTCGTCCGGCGCAGCAACGCGCTGCAGGACTGGCGGTACGGCCGGTCGTTCAGCTACGGGGAGGTGATGGGCACCGGGCGGGGCCTGACCGGTGCGGTCACCGCGGCCGGCCTGACCGCGGCACTCGCCGGGGCCTACGGTGCGCTCTCCTTCGCCCCGGCCCGCGGTGTGGTCGACCGCCTGCTGCCCGCGCCGGGCAGCGGCCCGAGCGAGGAGGTCCGGCGGAAGGGGTGGTTCCGGATGGTCGTCGACGCCGGGACCGAGGACGGCCGGCGCTACCGCGCGACCGTCGCCGGCCGGGGCGACCCGGGGTACTCCGCCACCGCGGTGATGCTGGGGGAGAGCGCCCTGGCCCTGGCCCTGGACGGCGACGGGCTGCCCGACCGGGCGGGCTCGCTCACGCCGGCCACCGCCCTGGGGGAGGTGCTGGTGGAGCGGCTGCGCTCGGCCGGCCACGAGTACGGGGTGGTGTCACTGGCGTCGGGGCCGGGAGGCCGCTGA
- a CDS encoding FadR/GntR family transcriptional regulator has translation MPDDARPPLGTQVARLFREQVSSGRWPVGGRIPTETELVEWSGAGRNTVREAVGSLVEAGILRREQGRGTFVLTTSDVQTSIGRRVARTSRRDGLELRLALDAAAARTAAVRRTPEDAELLQVLLAARRDAWAGGDPRERARADTALHRAVVAATGNELLGEVYDGLLTVFQEVLDDDVRGATDDLAQLHDQLVAAITDQDADRAAATMAALLQPMIDELGPV, from the coding sequence GTGCCGGACGACGCCCGGCCGCCGCTGGGCACGCAGGTGGCGCGGCTGTTCCGGGAGCAGGTGAGCAGCGGGCGCTGGCCGGTGGGCGGGCGGATCCCCACCGAGACCGAGCTGGTCGAGTGGAGCGGCGCCGGCCGCAACACCGTGCGGGAGGCGGTCGGCTCGCTGGTGGAGGCCGGCATCCTGCGGCGGGAGCAGGGCCGCGGCACGTTCGTGCTGACCACCTCCGACGTGCAGACCTCGATCGGACGGCGGGTGGCGCGCACCTCCCGGCGGGACGGCCTGGAGCTGCGGCTGGCCCTGGACGCGGCCGCCGCGCGGACCGCCGCCGTCCGCCGCACCCCCGAGGACGCCGAGCTGCTGCAGGTGCTGCTGGCCGCCCGCCGGGACGCCTGGGCCGGTGGGGACCCGCGCGAGCGGGCCCGCGCCGACACGGCGCTGCACCGCGCCGTCGTGGCGGCCACCGGCAACGAGCTCCTCGGCGAGGTCTACGACGGGCTGCTGACGGTGTTCCAGGAGGTGCTCGACGACGACGTGCGGGGCGCCACCGACGACCTGGCGCAGCTGCACGACCAGCTCGTGGCGGCCATCACCGACCAGGACGCCGACCGGGCCGCGGCCACCATGGCCGCGCTGCTGCAGCCGATGATCGACGAGCTCGGGCCGGTCTGA
- a CDS encoding TSUP family transporter, translated as MIEVLAVDLVPDGLTPTVLLLVLLAGLTAGFVDAVVGGGGLVQLPVVLLIPGMSPVQALATNKLGAILGTTTSAVTFYRRVRPDLRTALPMAGIALAASFGGASIAALLPTAVFKPVIVVALVGIGAFTLFRPALGEVTALRHTGRRHHGVAAAVGLVIGFYDGVLGPGTGSFLVFAMVSLLGYDFLAASAKAKIVNCATNLGALLFFVPHGSVFWGLGLMLGVANMVGGYLGARTATTRGSRFIRVVFLVVVTVLIARLGWDVWTEELRPRL; from the coding sequence GTGATCGAGGTCCTGGCGGTCGACCTCGTGCCCGACGGTCTCACCCCCACCGTCCTGCTCCTGGTGCTGCTGGCCGGCCTGACCGCCGGGTTCGTCGACGCCGTCGTGGGCGGGGGCGGGCTCGTCCAGCTGCCGGTGGTGCTGCTGATCCCCGGCATGAGCCCGGTGCAGGCGCTGGCCACCAACAAGCTCGGCGCCATCCTCGGGACGACGACCAGCGCGGTGACCTTCTACCGGCGGGTGCGCCCGGACCTGCGCACCGCCCTGCCGATGGCGGGGATCGCGCTGGCCGCCAGCTTCGGCGGCGCGTCGATCGCCGCGCTGCTGCCCACCGCCGTCTTCAAACCGGTCATCGTGGTCGCCCTGGTCGGGATCGGGGCGTTCACGCTGTTCCGGCCCGCGCTGGGCGAGGTGACCGCGCTGCGGCACACCGGCCGCCGCCACCACGGCGTGGCCGCCGCGGTCGGTCTGGTCATCGGCTTCTACGACGGGGTGCTGGGCCCGGGCACCGGCTCGTTCCTGGTCTTCGCGATGGTCTCGCTGCTGGGCTACGACTTCCTCGCCGCCAGCGCCAAGGCCAAGATCGTCAACTGCGCGACCAACCTCGGGGCCCTGCTGTTCTTCGTCCCGCACGGCTCGGTCTTCTGGGGTCTGGGGCTGATGCTCGGCGTGGCCAACATGGTCGGCGGCTACCTCGGGGCCCGGACGGCGACCACCCGCGGGAGCCGGTTCATCCGGGTGGTCTTCCTGGTGGTGGTCACCGTCCTGATCGCCCGGCTCGGCTGGGACGTGTGGACCGAGGAGCTGCGTCCCCGGCTCTGA
- a CDS encoding RNA polymerase sigma factor, producing MTTSLLPTPHRAPADLSDAALVHAAQQGDTQAFAVLVQQHAASLRAVAIATLGYVDEVDDAVQDALLVALRKLPQLRDPDAAGPWLRSIVRTSCLMLVRTRRATPVAEPELLLPADPALGPAAVLERAATGDWVQQAVSELAEPVREVVVLRYFSDWSSYQQIAQLCGVPVDTVRSRLRDGRRALTGALQRSASAAHPDAGRAAEASRSQAEETIAASLSDHYEQVLRERYHPDATVVLPGRQPGDRDSLLAARDHTQGAGVGLRLRHAAASRGLMVWETDFLNPSDAPDHCPPAMAWLHSVRDGRTTRLRLAYREPQAG from the coding sequence ATGACGACGTCCCTGCTGCCCACCCCGCACCGGGCACCGGCGGACCTGTCGGACGCCGCGCTGGTGCACGCCGCCCAGCAGGGCGACACCCAGGCCTTCGCCGTGCTCGTCCAGCAGCACGCCGCGAGCCTGCGGGCGGTCGCCATCGCCACGCTCGGCTACGTCGACGAGGTGGACGACGCGGTCCAGGACGCCCTGCTGGTCGCCCTCCGCAAGCTGCCCCAGCTCCGCGACCCGGACGCGGCCGGCCCGTGGCTGCGGTCCATCGTGCGCACCAGCTGCCTGATGCTGGTGCGCACCCGGCGGGCCACCCCAGTCGCCGAACCGGAGCTGCTGCTGCCCGCCGATCCGGCGCTGGGACCGGCCGCGGTGCTGGAGCGGGCAGCCACCGGCGACTGGGTGCAGCAGGCGGTGTCGGAGCTGGCCGAACCGGTCCGGGAGGTCGTGGTGCTGCGGTACTTCAGCGACTGGTCGTCCTACCAGCAGATCGCGCAGCTGTGCGGCGTCCCGGTGGACACGGTGCGCAGCCGGCTGCGGGACGGGCGGCGGGCCCTGACCGGTGCCCTGCAGCGCAGCGCGAGCGCGGCCCATCCGGACGCCGGACGGGCCGCGGAGGCCAGCCGCAGCCAGGCCGAGGAGACGATCGCGGCCAGCCTGAGCGACCACTACGAGCAGGTCCTGCGCGAGCGGTACCACCCCGACGCGACGGTCGTGCTGCCCGGCCGGCAGCCGGGCGACCGGGACAGCCTGCTCGCCGCTCGGGACCACACCCAGGGCGCCGGCGTCGGGCTCCGGCTGCGCCACGCGGCGGCGAGCCGGGGCCTGATGGTCTGGGAGACCGACTTCCTCAACCCGTCCGACGCCCCCGACCACTGCCCACCGGCCATGGCCTGGCTGCACAGCGTCCGCGACGGCCGGACCACCCGGCTGCGACTCGCCTACCGGGAGCCGCAGGCCGGATGA
- a CDS encoding cyclopropane-fatty-acyl-phospholipid synthase family protein, translated as MTEQTPTDHEFDRAYWQQHWQDRAGAATPPNPYLVAELDGLVPGTALDAGCGEGAEAVWLAGHGWQVTAADISAEALARAADRATAGGVADRVRWVEADLVDWAPEAGFDLVTTHYAHPAMPQLEFYDRVAGWVAPGGTLLVVGHLHTAGGPQHGHGHHPAEASVTAAAVVARLDAVGWDVVTAEEPQRTMSGPGGRTVTLHDVVVRATRRG; from the coding sequence TTGACCGAGCAGACCCCGACCGACCACGAGTTCGACCGGGCGTACTGGCAGCAGCACTGGCAGGATCGGGCAGGAGCCGCCACCCCGCCCAACCCGTACCTGGTCGCGGAGCTCGACGGCCTGGTGCCGGGCACGGCCCTGGACGCCGGGTGCGGCGAGGGCGCGGAGGCGGTGTGGCTGGCCGGTCACGGCTGGCAGGTCACCGCGGCCGACATCTCGGCCGAGGCCCTGGCCCGGGCCGCCGACCGCGCCACGGCGGGCGGTGTCGCCGACCGGGTGCGGTGGGTGGAGGCCGACCTGGTCGACTGGGCCCCGGAGGCCGGCTTCGACCTGGTCACCACCCACTACGCCCACCCCGCGATGCCCCAGCTGGAGTTCTACGACCGGGTCGCCGGCTGGGTCGCCCCGGGCGGGACCCTGCTGGTGGTCGGGCACCTGCACACCGCGGGCGGACCCCAGCACGGGCACGGCCACCACCCGGCCGAGGCGTCGGTCACCGCGGCCGCCGTGGTCGCGCGCCTGGACGCCGTCGGGTGGGACGTCGTCACCGCCGAGGAGCCGCAGCGCACGATGAGCGGCCCCGGCGGGCGGACGGTCACCCTCCACGACGTCGTCGTGCGGGCCACCCGGCGGGGCTGA